GCTTCCCCTTTATCCAATGAATCCATTTTTTCCATATCCTCAGGAGCTAATTCAAAGCTGGTACTGTGGATATTATCTTTTTGATGCGTTGGATTGCTTGATTTTGGAATAGTAAATACACCAGCCTGATAATTCCAGTTTAGAATAATCTGCGCCGGAGTTTTACCATATTTATCAGCAATTTCTTTTATTGTGGCATTTTCCAGCACATCATTCAGGTGCCCCCGTCCAAAAGGACTCCAAGCTTCCGTAAGAATACCCCGTTTTTTATTTTCTTCAACCATACGCTTATTATTAAAATAAGGTTGACGCTCTACTTGATTTGTCGCAGGCGTCACACCTGTTGCTTCAATAATATCATCCAGATGTTCCGGTTCAAAGTTTGAAACACCGATGGTTCGGATTAATCCTTGTTTTTGAGCATCCACTAAGGCCTTCCAAGCTTCGACATATTTGCCGTCTTTCGGATTCGGCCAATGAATTAAATACTTGTCAAAATATTCTAGTCCCATGCGACGTAACGATTCTTGAATAAAGATAAACGCCTTGTCGTATTCATGGTGAGAGCCAGGCAATTTCGCACTGACTAAAATTTCTTCTCTAGGCAGTGCAGAGCGACGCACCGCTTCACCGACAATACCTTCATTGTTATAGTTTGTGGACGTATCGATTAAACGGTAACCTAAGTTTAAGGCGTTTAAAATTTCAAATGTACCCTGATCACCGTCAATACCGATTGTGCCTAGTCCCACAAAAGGAAGCACGGAACCATCATTTAGAGTAAAACCATTATTATTAAGAGTCATCAAAATCGCCTCTCCTTTAAACTTTTTGTCATGTGAGTTGAGAATGACCGAAAAATATTTCCCTCCTGTCTGCTGATATAAAAACCAACAGGCTGTCTTCACTCAATAGGGCATCCGATTAAAATAACCGCCGAGCAATTGTCAAAATCAATCACATTATCAGTATTTCATATTTCCATCTCTTATTAAGATGTCCATCATTACTATACCCAAGTTTAAAAAATCTTACACCAATCGGAATGGATTGATGGAATGAGGATAACTTCGTAATAAATCCTTTTTTTAAATTCGGTTCGTCTCTATATATCTACAAGAACCATTATAAAACGAAACTTCATTCAGTCTCCCACTGAATGATTAGTTGAGTAATTCAGGGAGTTAGCGTCCGTTATCTCCTTCCTCAATAAATTCATTCTTACTCTTTATTTGGAGGCGGGAGTTTTACGGGTGATTCTCTGTGATAAAATGCATTCACATAATAAAACGGGGTAACCGTTCTGAAGGTTACCCCTTACCAACGCGTATTACAAATTAACCTCTTGCCAGCTGCTGTATGGTATTCATTTTATATTTATTATCAGGAACATCATATCTCTCATCTTTTTCGTTGAACTCGGCATATATTCCAAAGCTATAATAAGCTCATTCATTTTTCCTGGAAAATGCCCATTAACGGAAATGGGCGCAATTCAAATAAACGAAGTTGCGCCCAAGATAACTACCTCTTATTTGGAGTTCATATAATACACCATATTATCGGTCCAAGCACCAAACTCAAATATAAAACCTTTTCTAATACATTCAAATTCCATGCCTACGCTTTCTGCAAGCTTTAAGGAAGGTTCATTGTCAACATTGATGTGAGCCTCAATGCGATGGAATGCAAGTATGTTAAAAGCGATATCAAGAGCCGCTTTTACTGCTTCTTTCCCATAACCGTTCCGCCAAAATTGGTTGTGAATCGTGTATCCTAAAAGTCCCCACTGAAATTCATCTCTGATAAGCGTTTCGAGTTCAACCTTACCAAGTTGTTTTTGATCCGACTTTCGAAAGATACCAAATACATACACTTTATCCTGATCAGCATACTCTTCAAATTTTGAAACGACCTTATCATTGAATGTTTGTTGTGTCCATCCGCTCAAATCCATTTTATTGTCATCGTACTTATACTGAGAAGGTAATCTGTTACGACAACCTTCCAGCCAACGATGATAATCCCCATTCTGCAACGGTCTTAATACCAATCTTTCCGTTTCTAATTGAAGTTTGGTTTTCTCTATTTCCAATGTGATGCCTCCTTAGCATAATTTTTCCAATGACCAACACGTCCATATCTACATGAAGAAAATTTAATTTATATGCCATAAGCCATCACACCTTTCGTTTAAATGATATAGATAGTATACCATTGTATCCTGCCATCTGAAAGGTATTATTCCGTTTAAAAATGAGTTGGTGCAACTTTTGCTGCCATACTAGTTTCCAAAAATAAAATTAATTCCCTTCCTCTACCTTTGGAATTTGTCTAAATGCAAATTCAATCCGATCAATTTGCTTAT
The nucleotide sequence above comes from Oceanobacillus timonensis. Encoded proteins:
- a CDS encoding aldo/keto reductase, yielding MTLNNNGFTLNDGSVLPFVGLGTIGIDGDQGTFEILNALNLGYRLIDTSTNYNNEGIVGEAVRRSALPREEILVSAKLPGSHHEYDKAFIFIQESLRRMGLEYFDKYLIHWPNPKDGKYVEAWKALVDAQKQGLIRTIGVSNFEPEHLDDIIEATGVTPATNQVERQPYFNNKRMVEENKKRGILTEAWSPFGRGHLNDVLENATIKEIADKYGKTPAQIILNWNYQAGVFTIPKSSNPTHQKDNIHSTSFELAPEDMEKMDSLDKGEAGRVEGQDPNEYHEYV
- a CDS encoding GNAT family N-acetyltransferase gives rise to the protein MEIEKTKLQLETERLVLRPLQNGDYHRWLEGCRNRLPSQYKYDDNKMDLSGWTQQTFNDKVVSKFEEYADQDKVYVFGIFRKSDQKQLGKVELETLIRDEFQWGLLGYTIHNQFWRNGYGKEAVKAALDIAFNILAFHRIEAHINVDNEPSLKLAESVGMEFECIRKGFIFEFGAWTDNMVYYMNSK